The genomic region ACATAAACCTTCATGCAACGTGGATCCTCTAACCCAACCAGATAATCGTGGCCCCAAACTGAtgtatttcttttttgctttgcATTATACATTGGGGACAGATTGCACGAGAGTTGGGgatttaattaagtcaattCGTTAGAATTTTAATAATCTCATTAGACTAATTTGTTAAGGTCCAGCGAacaatatatttagctttttcataagttattttttatatagttTGTCAAGATATAATTAAAGAAGTTAGTTGTCATGTTATACAACAATTTATAAAGTATTGTTTACTTTGATATGTTGGTTTCACAGTTTTGTCTCATAAAAAGTACTTTATAAGTTGAAAATGGTTGGTGTGAGCTTCAAATGTCACTTTAATACGTACACAGACAGCCAATGTGAGATTAATGGCCCCTACTGGGTTTGTGACATCTTCCCCACTCCAATAAAGATCCATTGTCCAGTTCGCTTTGATATCAACTGTTATGGTCCATACCACGTTATAAGATATTATCCGCATTATCTCATTGAGTTTATGATTTTGCCTTACAAAAAACGTCTCACAAGTTGAAGATGGTATGAATCTTAAATGCTTAGTCTCACTCTAAAACACAACTAATGTAATATTTATGACTCCAATTATGACATCTTTCTCGACGTGAGATTAAGGGCTCCTCACTTGGACCATTACATCCTCCTTGATGTAAGATTGATGGTTCCTTTAGGATCATGACACTAATACTAGTAGTTTATTACAgataatttcattcatatttaTTAAGATTTTTGGCCGTTTAGACCAAGAAATTATTGCCTTGCATACATAGCAGATCATTCATCTAGGAACAGTATATACTCAGAAAGTACCACAAGAACGGCAACTGATATGCTACCCATTGAATAATTTTCCTAGTGCACCCACGTCCCTGTCTGGACTCTAGTGCATAAATGCTCTCCTCAACTTAATCATCAaggcaaaatgataaaaaagaagaagaaggggGGTAACAAGTAAGGAAAAGAAGTTAGAGAACGGGATGGCTTAGTGACAAAATTTTGGCTTTTTGTCATTTGATGAACACAAGGACATAAAGTGAACAAAGTTTCCACGACTGCTAAATTAACTTCTTAATCAATATCTTAAGATAGAATTGAGATTGGGATTTTAATACCTTACATAAATACATAGCACTAGTATGTAATTAaactttcaaagtttttaaatGAGAAATTATAGAGCACATGTATAGTGTGCAAAATGGGCTATACATAAAATCTAATGAATGTCATGAGAGTTagaaaaataaccaaatttCCTCATGGAATTTCTTGGTACAACTAATTTAGTCCAAGCCCACCATGGATtcgaataaaacaaaattctcAGCTAAAACAGCACTGCAAGGTGCTGCAGCTCTGATCTCTTTTGGCTATGGAAACAGACGagagaacaaaggaagaatattCATCATCCCCTCCCACCCACTACTCATCTTCTTATGCCCCATCTCCTAAAACATTGCTCCCTCAGTCTTTCTCTAATATTACATACTTCTGGTGGTATACAACTTTCTCCCTGAACAATGAGAATAAATGATGGGTGCATATATTGTTTTAGAGTGCTCCTCTCCTTGGCAAAATTCTCATTCCAGGTCCACTGCCAAGCACCATGGTGTCCCTTTTTAGACAATTTGGGTTTCTGTGTTTGTTGTAGCGTGTGCTTTCCCTATGATTGAGGCTGCCCCCTCCTTGTCTCACTTTggattctctctctctcagtgCCAGCCACACACACCTCTGTCCCCAACTCCTGTTGAATATACTGCACGCCCAAATTAACAACGTAtttaacaatttctttttcctaaaCAAGCCCAAATTATTCTTTACATTTTTCCTCCATTTCTATTCTCACAACATAATAACAAGCTTGAACTAGAATTTCCTTCAACTTTGCTTGATTATAATTAGGAAGAGATAATGCAATAATTATCCCTGCCGTTTCTGTTGAAACTATAACATCAATTGACACGAAAAATAAGTATccaataagttttttttattaagattcGAGGGGATGAACAACTTCTTCAGGAATAATAAATGAGAGTCGTGTCAATAAATAGTCAATGGAACTTATAAAATAGTGACAAGCAACAAATTCATGAGTAACATATGAAGAGTCGTACTAATAATTTATTCTCACAAAAACTCAATAGTTGGAGTAAAATTATCAGAACAACCTTAATTAATACTAGCAAAATATGAACCCAGATAAGCTATTTTAGAATATTTGGATCAAATCACATATATTGTTGACTTTAATTAACACACATAGCCTTTCAATCCAACATGTCCCCTCTCTTTCAGCGGTGTCAAGCAGTCCTTTTTACAAAGAACGAAAGAGGAGAAGTGGAGTGGTAATTGGGGGggagttttggttgtaaaaCTTATGGCTAAAAAGGAACAAACGTACACGTGAAAGGTGAAGAACACAAAGAAATGAACCCATAATTTAGAAACGTTTCCATAGGGAAGGTGACAGCTGATAAAGGGGTCATCTGCCCTGCATGTAAAGACCAAGACAAGTGTCcttaaaaaaccaaaatttatgTCACCTTTCTTCATTGTCTCCAACGACATATATTATACACGAACAAAACCTCCCTCGATTTCATCCCGTCTGAACAGTTTGCTTCCATAACTTCTTCCCTTTCACTGACCATACATCAAAggaagtaaaaaagaaagagaaaagaagaagaagaagctgatTTCTCTTCTTGTTTCTTACTTATGTGTTTGTTCCTTAGTGCATTTTCAGACACCCATATCTTCGTCTTCTTCACCACGTggtctttttttgtttttttgtctCTGTAACGGCTAATCATAAAGCTGATCAGTTCTCAGCTTTATAATAATTCAgcttttctttactttttctcTCGAGCTCTTATATATAAGTGAGATGTTCTTGTTCTTACACTGTTTCATTTTTATGGCTTTTTTGTGTTTCTTGGTTTTTTGTGTATCCCTTTGATGGGTAGTTCGTGTTGTTGTTCTTCTCGGTGAATTTTAAGTTCATTTTTTTGGGCTGAAAATGGCTTCTATTCTCCGGTTTAGGAAACTATGCTATGTAGAGCAAGCAGTTAAGTGCGCTTCAGTGGGGTTTGAATCTTTTGATCAGTCTCCAAAGATTGATCAAAAGCTGgacaagaaagaagaagaggtCATTTCTGCTAACAATTTtgccttggaaatcatcaagAAGAGAAAGCAACCAAGGAAGCAGCCCAAGGAATGGAGACGCTTAGATTCTTGTTGTTGGATGATTGGTTACCTTTGCTCCACTTGGTGGCTTCTTTTGTTCTTGTACCACAGTTTGCCGGTCACATTGCTTCAGGTTCCTGAATCACCAGGGGTCAGGCTTAAACGTGAAGGCTTGGCAGCTCTTCACCCAGTGGTTTTAGTCCCTGGCATTGTGACTGGTGGCCTAGAGCTATGGGAAGGCCAGCCTTGTGCTGATGGTCTGTTTCGTAAACGACTTTGGGGTGGTAGCTTCACTGAAATCTTCAAGAGGTACTTAAcagcaatttttcttttttacgtAGGAATTGTATCTTTTAGTTTGAATTTCGATTGAATTTTGAGGAATTATATGGGGCTTCTGTTGGTATGTAGACCTTTGTGTTGGTTGGAGCACTTGTCTTTGCACAGTGAAACTGGCCTTGACCCACCAGGAATCCGGGTTCGTGCTGTTCCAGGGCTGGTTGCGGCTGACTATTTTGCTCCGGGATATTTCGTGTGGGCTGTTCTCATtgaaaatttggcaaaaattGGTTATGAGGGGAAGAATTTGCACATGGCTGCTTATGATTGGAGGCTCTCTTTCCAGAATACAGAGGTATAattgttcttcctttgcttCTACATCGTTATTGCACGTTTGCATTAGGTTATATTCGTGTCTATCTCAAGTATACACTGCTGTTTCAGCAGAAATGATTTAAgtaaaattgttaaaattctttaacaaGATTATGAAACTTACGCTTGAGTTATGGCTTGAAGTTTCTATCAATTGGGGAGGTTCTTAATTTTAAACAGAGCAAGGCAATGAATTTATCCATGCTTGTCATGGCCCTTCTGCTCTCTGCTTCTGAATATGATGGAAAACAATATCAATCTTTGGCTCCAAACAATCCTTCCTGCTTTCATATGTTGCTTCTTCCATGGCCAATTTGCAGCACAAAACATAGATAACATATTAAATCGAGTTTTtactaatatatttttcaactgGGGATAAGCAGATTCGGGACCATGCTCTTAGTAGGCTGAAGAGTAAAATTGAGCTAATGTATTTAACCAATGGCTATAAGAAAGTGGCTGTGGTGCCCCATTCCATGGGGGttatctattttcttcatttccttAAATGGGTTGAAACACCTCCTCCTATAGGGGGTGGTGGTGGTCCAGGTTGGTGTGCCAAGCACATCAAGGCAATCATGAACATTGGTCCAGCTTTTCTGGGTGTTCCAAAGGCTGTTAGTAATATATTCTCTGCTGAAGGCAAAGACATTGCTTATATCAGGTTAGTGTTTCCATCTCTTCCTCATAACAATTGCTGCTGTTGAAACATAGTTGAGATGAAGTTACTGCAAAGTACCATTGTATCACAAAATATGTTATTAATGATTTGATCATATCAACATACTAAATGAAGTTACAAACAagattaaaatgaaatcaccTTTCCTGGTTTTCTCTTTAGTTTGGACATGTAGAACCTTGACTGAGATAGAAAATATCCCAATACTGGTGACAACAAGAAATAATGATTTCTTGATGTTAGTGCATTATTAGCAAAAGATTTAGCTTTCAGTATTTACcaaattttactcttttgtTTGGTCTTTGTAGAGCTATGGCACCTGGACTATTGGATTCTAAGATTTTAGGGCTACAAACATTAGAACATGTCATGCGGGTGTCTCGGACATGGGACTCCATTGTGTCATTGGTGCCCAAAGGGGGAGAGACTATTTGGGGCAACATGGACTGGTCTCCTGAAGAACGGCATGCTTGTGACTTCTCGAGGAAAAGACACTCTCAACCCTCTCCAATTGACAATAATGTCAACAACAGTGATGTGAAGAGAGGTTTCCGAGTGAAAGATCCAGTTCAATATGGAAGAATAATCTCTTTTGGCAAGACAGCATCACAGTTACATTCTTCACAGCTTCCCACTATTGATTCAAAGGTATGATATGTATGCTTCAGCTAATGACCttagaaaatatatttaaccTTTAGCCTTTTTGATCTGTTGAAACAACTTAATTCACTACTGAAGGGAGACAACTTAAGAACAGAGTCTTGAAATGACTGAAGGAAAAGAGCTTTTTCTAATGAGAAATCTTCTACTTTCTCGTTTTATCATTTCCAGCTTTTAAAATGACAGAACCATGCTACCTCTTATGGATAACATTTATATATCTTCAAGTATTGCCTCGTTCAGACAAGTATGCATTTTCTGAGTACTTGACAAAATAATAGATCTCCTATCTAGTATCCATTACAAAAATAGAAGACTGTGTTTCAGTCCTTTTTATTGTTGTTGCCAAAAATCTTGCTTTTGTAATGAGAATCAATAATGAAGTTTCATTCTCAGGAATTTTTGCGGACAAGTGCTtcccaaaatttaaacttttccTGTGGAGAGGCCTGGACTGAATATGATGAGATGAGCAGGGAAGGCATCCAAAAAGTTGCAGCAAATAAAGCTTACACAACTCAAACCCTTCTTGATCTGCTTCGCTTTGTGGCACCAAAAATGATGCTACGGGCTGAAGCTCATTTTTCACATGGAATAGCTGACGATCTTGACAACCCTAAATACAACCATTACAAATACTGGTCTAATCCACTTGAAATGAAGTACGTATAATTGCACTCAGATACATTTTGACAACTTTAATAGTTATATGTATTGTCTTTATTTGTTATACATATTAGATAGATTCTATGTAGTCTATTATCTGTAAACATGTATTGTCTTAAACTCATATCTATTATGTCTCAGACATTCAATGCGTTGACAATCTTGTTCTGCTTTCTTTCCTTGCATACATTGAACTTCTATTTTTGCAATTTACCAATATAATCATCAACTTCTCTTGAATTATTAATTCTCAATGACCTTTTCCCATTTGGTCATGTGATCATCAAATTTTGACTTCTGAAGAGACTCAAATTTGTCTATCTGTCAATCAAGTGAAGCACAAACCTTTTTGCAACATACCTGTGCACATCCCCAAGATGCACACAACCGAAAACATCCCTTTTTGTATACCTTAGTACTTAATGATTAAAAAGCTGAATATATTTTTCAGACTACCTGATGCTCCGGACATGGAGATATACTGCTTGTATGGTGTTGGAATTCCCACTGAGAGATCATACGTGTACAAGCTGTCACCAACCAGTGGGTGCAAAAGCATTCCATACCAGATTGATAGCTCAGTCAATGGAGAAGACGGTAGCTGCTTGAAAGGTGGAGTATACTTTGCAGATGGAGATGAGAGTGTACCTGTTCTAAGTGCTGGATTCATGTGTGCTAAAGGATGGAGAGGAAGAACCCGGTTCAATCCATCTGGCATTGCTACATACATAAGGGAGTACCGGCACAAGCCACCATCTAGTCTGCTAGAAGGGAGGGGCATCGAGAGTGGGGCACATGTTGACATCATGGGAAATGTTGCGCTCATTGAAGACATATTGCGCATTGCATCTGGAGCCACTGGGAAAGAGATAAGAGGTGATAGGATTTACTCAGATATCCTAAGAATGTCTGAGAGAATAAACCTTCGGTTGTGATTATATTCAGATAGCTTGATGATCTTTATCATTGTCAAATGAGATGCCGTAAGGCagatggaagaaaaagaagcgcTAACAACAGAACGAAGTAACTAACATGGGAATATAAGGTGGTGATGGGAGTTTCTTGAGAGGACTAGCTGAAGAGCACAACCCTCAGAATGGAGAAATTAAGGGTACTTGATCAGGTAGAGACCTTAGCCTTTTTTTGCGGTGAGAATACCTTGCTGGAAATCGTTCATAACATTTTGGCCCTTGTGCTAGAGTGAAAGGTGCATAAAGTGGGGTACTCAATTTTCTGGTATCTTCTAAATGttgtaattttgccactttTTCTGTAATCAAATAGTAACAATTGGAAAGAAGatgtatttaaatattctgCATTGATgcctttctatttttttttttaatcattgaACCTTCAGATGCTTGTGTTGAGAACAGTCATCTTTTTCCCCATGGCCTTGCTAAGTCATCAACTCTATGGAACATGGATGAGCTCTACTCAACCTATCATTGAGATTCATATCTGTATCTTTATGTCTTCATTTCTGTCCTAGCCTCTTGGACTGTCTAGTTATGGCCAAACTCCAATTTACTCTTTGGCCTTTGCCAAGATAGTTCCAAAAACAAATGGCCAATGGCCAGGAACAAAAATTATCCTAAAATGGAAATGGAGATGCAGGGGATCGAACCCTGTACCTCTCGCATGCAAAGCGAGCGCTCTACCATTTGAGCTACATCCCCACGCTGAAAGATGGCAATAATTCACTCTCTTAATTGCAATTCTATTTCTTTCTGATTCGTAGGAAGTGAATAAAAGTTAGCTGGATGGGAGTTTGAGATAAAAGGAACAAGAAACCATTATAATCTATTGCCtataacaagaaaaagattaCATTGTCCATATAGTGGAAGCCAGTTCTCGATTTCCTGCCGCCCTCCCTGATTCATGAGTGTGTCCTATTAAATAATACTATGTAAGAAAGGATGTCCAATCTCTGTCTGCCAGCCATGTTCCAAAATTGTATCAAATAACTTCACAGGAGCAAAATGACTTGAAAGTGATTGCGGAACTGCTAGTGAAGGAAATAAGGGCACACAATACAAAACAAGGAAGGTCAGTGACTGAAGATTTCAGCTACTTGTTTCTAAATGCAAGTGCCATTATTTGGTTGACCCCTTCCTCATCTAGGCAAAAGATGAAAAGGGTGTAGCAGAAGCTAGGACAGCCCGAGAATGAAACTCTTGAAGGCACGCCAAAGGGGTTTAGTTGGAACCActgccctttttttttcttttttttgttaatttgataTGGGCAATTCCCAGATATAACATTGTAAATCCTCTTTCAAAGGTCAAATGACACTGTAACCCATAATTACTTGCAGTGCAGCTAAAGAAAACTGAAGGGCAAAGTTTGGTTTTCCATTAACTTTTAGACTGATGGAAAATTGGGTGCCCATATACCAATCTGTTTTTGCTCTTGTTTAACTTTATTTAGGTGCCTGATATAttgttaaatatattaatcacCTCTTAAACTATCCAGACTGGCTTTACTCATATCTCCCAAATGAACCACTTATCGTGCAGCATTATTGGCAACTTATGACAGCCAGGGGATGGTTCTGGTCAAGAATTGAACATGATGGAAAACCCATCTCAGCAAATCCCAGCTCAAGTTATCCCAAGATTTGGACATGTTAAACACGCCTGTAACATGAAAATGATTTAGATATTAGAGATTTGGAAGTACGGTAACTGAACTTACTTGTTTAATCAAGAAAATTCTTTACTACAATCTATTAAACCCAAAAActgtttctttattttgcattaaaaaatttgaactcATGTATAAAATAGTTACTACTATATCACAAATCAGAGAGGCAATCATAAAATGGTGAAGGAACAAATCTATAAATTGAACTTCATCCCGATTCATAAACGCATAGCCTCAGCTCAGAAATAAATAGACTACTTGGAACTGTAGCCTTATTATCCCGTTGTTGTTCTTCAAAGCCACCTCCAAGCTCTCCTTATATCCCATTTTTCTACTCACTCTTCTTCATAGCCTCCAGCATatggaaaaaaatatgaagtttTCCAGTTATTTCTTGGCTCCATTCATTCTCTTTGCCTTTGCGCTTTCCATGGTTAATGGGCAGCCTCTTGTTCCTGCAATGTTCATATTTGGGGATTCTGTTGTTGATGCAGGCAACAACAACAACCTCTACACCATTATAAAAGCAAATTTCCCTCCTTATGGAAGGGACTTTGTTAATCACAAACCAACTGGAAGATTCTGCAACGGAAAACTAGCCTCGGACTTCACTGGTCTTTGATCCCATAACCCCTTTAACCCCATTTTGGAATTGTCTCTCCTTTCATACTGTTTCACCTTATATATGTTCTCTAAAAGGGTGTCCTTTGTTTTGCTTTCTAAAACACAGCTGAGAACATTGGCTTCACTTCTTATCCACC from Theobroma cacao cultivar B97-61/B2 chromosome 9, Criollo_cocoa_genome_V2, whole genome shotgun sequence harbors:
- the LOC18590424 gene encoding putative phospholipid:diacylglycerol acyltransferase 2, translated to MASILRFRKLCYVEQAVKCASVGFESFDQSPKIDQKLDKKEEEVISANNFALEIIKKRKQPRKQPKEWRRLDSCCWMIGYLCSTWWLLLFLYHSLPVTLLQVPESPGVRLKREGLAALHPVVLVPGIVTGGLELWEGQPCADGLFRKRLWGGSFTEIFKRPLCWLEHLSLHSETGLDPPGIRVRAVPGLVAADYFAPGYFVWAVLIENLAKIGYEGKNLHMAAYDWRLSFQNTEIRDHALSRLKSKIELMYLTNGYKKVAVVPHSMGVIYFLHFLKWVETPPPIGGGGGPGWCAKHIKAIMNIGPAFLGVPKAVSNIFSAEGKDIAYIRAMAPGLLDSKILGLQTLEHVMRVSRTWDSIVSLVPKGGETIWGNMDWSPEERHACDFSRKRHSQPSPIDNNVNNSDVKRGFRVKDPVQYGRIISFGKTASQLHSSQLPTIDSKEFLRTSASQNLNFSCGEAWTEYDEMSREGIQKVAANKAYTTQTLLDLLRFVAPKMMLRAEAHFSHGIADDLDNPKYNHYKYWSNPLEMKLPDAPDMEIYCLYGVGIPTERSYVYKLSPTSGCKSIPYQIDSSVNGEDGSCLKGGVYFADGDESVPVLSAGFMCAKGWRGRTRFNPSGIATYIREYRHKPPSSLLEGRGIESGAHVDIMGNVALIEDILRIASGATGKEIRGDRIYSDILRMSERINLRL